One genomic segment of Prochlorococcus marinus str. MIT 0919 includes these proteins:
- a CDS encoding glutathione peroxidase → MTINVSQTQVETSTGKTKMLGEYSGKVLLIVNLASYCGNTPQYAGLQELEEKYKARGFSVLGFPCNDFGAQEPGTLDEIKEFCSVKYGANFEIFNKVHAKGSTTEPYTTLNKADPSGDVSWNFEKFLISKEGNVIARYVPGTLPSSDELVNAIEKALQE, encoded by the coding sequence ATGACAATAAACGTATCCCAAACTCAAGTTGAGACCTCAACTGGAAAAACAAAGATGCTTGGAGAATATTCAGGCAAAGTGCTTTTAATCGTAAACCTTGCTAGTTATTGCGGAAACACCCCTCAATATGCTGGTTTGCAAGAACTAGAAGAAAAGTATAAAGCGAGAGGGTTTTCTGTTCTTGGATTCCCATGCAATGATTTTGGAGCTCAAGAACCTGGCACTTTGGATGAAATAAAAGAATTCTGCTCTGTGAAATATGGCGCCAATTTTGAGATTTTTAATAAAGTCCACGCAAAAGGAAGCACAACTGAACCCTATACAACCCTAAATAAAGCTGATCCTTCAGGAGATGTAAGTTGGAATTTTGAAAAATTTTTAATTAGCAAAGAAGGTAATGTAATTGCTCGTTACGTGCCAGGGACACTACCTTCTAGCGACGAGCTTGTTAATGCTATAGAAAAAGCCTTACAGGAATAA
- a CDS encoding NRAMP family divalent metal transporter produces MNLSKEGLQKSLGPGILLAGACIGGSHLMSSTTAGAKYGFALLALILLTNLIKYPFLLVGTRFTAATGLSLLEGFKARNSLYLPIYLSVSLVTGTFTIAAVSFVSGLLLTNIPIFRPFPPMDLSIGVLVISGLILLLGHYRALDRISKLLVAILAFLTCLAVISIVSRGAVGDVTSTLLNSEPSPWSLSNLSFLIPLMGWMPGPVELCVWPSLWMFSRSKETNYKANVKEAEFDFNLGYLITVVTAIFFVTLGAFTMYGTGEGMMSGSGVSFAQNLIRLYTESMGNWAQWIIIPASFAAMFSTTLTCLDAYPRGISATQGLLQGIDKGHLSSTSEKKRLDFWIVAHIFAALVALLIAKTGGVSVKDFVFGAMTGSFLTAPIFAWMAMDTINSPLVSKKYRYGPFMKYLCWVGLAFLIIFSILFVANSFFGLGV; encoded by the coding sequence ATGAATTTATCCAAGGAGGGTCTTCAAAAAAGTCTCGGCCCTGGCATATTACTTGCTGGTGCATGCATTGGAGGCTCTCATCTGATGTCATCTACTACAGCAGGAGCTAAATATGGATTTGCATTGTTAGCTTTAATCTTGCTCACTAATTTAATTAAATATCCATTCTTACTTGTTGGGACTCGTTTTACAGCCGCAACTGGCTTGTCTCTATTAGAAGGTTTTAAGGCTCGTAACTCTTTATATTTACCAATTTACTTATCTGTAAGCTTGGTAACCGGTACATTTACAATTGCCGCAGTAAGTTTTGTATCTGGCTTACTTCTGACTAATATTCCTATTTTCAGGCCTTTTCCGCCAATGGATCTTTCCATAGGCGTTTTAGTTATCAGTGGTTTAATTTTACTTCTAGGTCATTATCGAGCTCTAGATCGTATTTCAAAATTACTAGTTGCAATACTAGCTTTTTTAACTTGTCTAGCTGTTATTTCAATCGTAAGTCGGGGGGCGGTAGGTGATGTGACAAGCACTTTGTTAAACAGCGAGCCAAGTCCTTGGTCATTATCTAACTTATCTTTTTTAATACCTTTAATGGGATGGATGCCTGGACCAGTTGAATTATGTGTATGGCCTTCTCTTTGGATGTTCTCTAGATCAAAGGAAACAAACTACAAGGCAAATGTTAAAGAAGCAGAATTTGACTTTAACCTTGGATATTTAATTACTGTTGTGACTGCAATATTCTTTGTCACTCTCGGTGCCTTCACTATGTATGGAACAGGTGAGGGGATGATGTCTGGAAGTGGTGTCTCATTTGCTCAAAATCTTATTCGACTATATACAGAATCAATGGGAAACTGGGCTCAATGGATAATTATTCCAGCTTCATTTGCAGCCATGTTTAGTACAACCTTGACATGTCTAGATGCCTACCCTCGCGGAATATCAGCTACTCAAGGACTTCTTCAAGGGATAGACAAGGGTCACTTATCATCGACTTCTGAAAAGAAACGTTTGGATTTTTGGATAGTCGCTCATATATTTGCAGCTTTAGTCGCATTATTAATTGCAAAGACTGGAGGAGTAAGTGTAAAAGATTTTGTATTTGGTGCAATGACAGGAAGTTTTCTAACAGCTCCAATTTTTGCCTGGATGGCAATGGATACAATCAATAGCCCCCTAGTCTCAAAAAAATATCGGTATGGACCATTCATGAAATATTTATGCTGGGTCGGACTAGCTTTCCTGATAATCTTCAGCATCCTTTTCGTAGCTAATTCATTCTTTGGTTTAGGAGTCTAG
- a CDS encoding pyrimidine dimer DNA glycosylase/endonuclease V, translated as MTRINLVEPSTLSDQHLIAEYREIFMVGSALQRSLKSKNWSLTKKTLPEEFTLNKGHVKFFYNKGKYLHKRYLAIVDEMKARGMKPDPKRIFKKDQWPQDMYNEWKPKNKDLMIIMQRIQHKINKKPEWYRWTERRDVSG; from the coding sequence ATGACAAGAATCAATTTAGTAGAGCCTAGTACATTGTCTGACCAGCATTTGATTGCAGAATATCGAGAGATTTTTATGGTTGGATCCGCTTTGCAAAGGTCATTGAAATCAAAGAATTGGAGTTTAACGAAGAAGACTCTCCCTGAGGAATTTACTTTAAATAAAGGGCACGTTAAATTTTTTTATAATAAAGGTAAGTATCTTCATAAAAGGTATTTAGCTATTGTTGATGAAATGAAAGCAAGGGGTATGAAGCCTGATCCTAAACGCATTTTCAAGAAGGATCAATGGCCTCAGGATATGTATAATGAATGGAAGCCAAAGAACAAAGATTTAATGATAATTATGCAACGTATACAGCACAAAATTAATAAAAAACCAGAGTGGTATAGGTGGACAGAAAGAAGAGATGTCTCAGGTTAA
- a CDS encoding NAD(P)-dependent oxidoreductase, protein MSNYSLGFVGLGSLGLPIAKNLLTAGHKVKVHTRSRYAEQNLKSYKAVCCASPKVVAEEIDVLFICVSDDTAVQDVIFGNYGACESLKAGSIVLDLSTISPRMARSCANKLAKLDIQYFDAPVTGGTEGAINGTLTMFLGCEDAVFKKYHSILKSIAINFYNFGEVGKGQEVKAINQILVAGTYAAVAEAIALGQNLNLPMTEVIKALQKGAGGSWPLVNRSDAMLNDYYPLGFKLSLHNKDLSIALEAAEKVGLNLSITSKVKEIEQELIRAGYGDHDISVLRRAFRSANLSCN, encoded by the coding sequence ATGTCGAATTATTCTTTAGGCTTTGTCGGTTTAGGCTCATTAGGCTTGCCTATAGCCAAAAATTTACTAACTGCAGGTCACAAAGTTAAGGTTCATACTCGTAGTCGTTATGCAGAACAAAATTTGAAATCATATAAAGCAGTCTGTTGTGCAAGCCCGAAGGTTGTTGCAGAAGAGATTGACGTTCTGTTTATTTGCGTAAGTGATGATACTGCGGTCCAAGACGTTATTTTTGGAAACTATGGAGCGTGTGAGAGTCTTAAAGCAGGAAGTATAGTTTTAGACCTCTCGACGATCAGCCCACGCATGGCTAGATCATGCGCAAACAAACTTGCAAAACTAGATATTCAATATTTTGATGCTCCTGTAACAGGTGGTACAGAAGGTGCCATCAATGGAACTTTGACTATGTTTTTAGGCTGTGAGGATGCAGTATTTAAAAAATATCATTCTATTCTTAAATCTATTGCAATTAATTTCTATAATTTTGGAGAAGTTGGGAAAGGACAGGAAGTTAAAGCTATTAATCAAATATTAGTTGCAGGAACTTATGCAGCAGTAGCAGAAGCAATAGCGCTTGGACAAAACTTAAATTTACCAATGACAGAAGTGATTAAAGCTTTACAAAAAGGCGCAGGGGGTTCATGGCCTCTTGTTAATAGATCAGATGCAATGCTAAATGACTATTATCCTTTGGGGTTTAAACTATCTCTTCATAATAAGGATTTATCGATAGCTTTAGAGGCGGCTGAGAAGGTAGGTTTAAACCTTTCAATTACATCAAAAGTCAAAGAAATAGAGCAAGAGCTTATACGAGCTGGTTATGGAGATCATGATATATCCGTCCTAAGACGAGCTTTTAGATCTGCTAATTTAAGCTGTAATTAA
- a CDS encoding DUF938 domain-containing protein: MDKRLFFHATQRNRYPIGKVLEKHIPKHGTVLEIASGSGEHAIYFQCLFPGLIWQSSEPNPSYRESIDAWIHWKGLKMLMPKPIDLDVKDNQWTLSKEIISKLTSIVCINMLHVAEWSCTESLFKGARSQLKQDSPLILYGPFKENGVHTCESNESFDSSLKLSNKDWGVRDLEEVSKVASYYGFKRKDIIRMPANNLTVIFNRN, from the coding sequence GTGGACAAAAGGCTTTTCTTCCATGCGACACAACGAAATAGATACCCAATTGGGAAGGTTTTAGAAAAGCACATTCCTAAGCATGGCACTGTACTTGAGATTGCAAGTGGGAGTGGAGAACATGCCATATATTTTCAATGTTTGTTTCCAGGATTAATTTGGCAATCTAGTGAGCCAAATCCTTCTTATAGAGAAAGCATTGATGCCTGGATTCATTGGAAAGGACTAAAAATGTTAATGCCTAAACCTATTGACCTTGATGTTAAAGACAATCAATGGACTTTATCAAAAGAGATAATTTCAAAGCTAACTTCCATCGTTTGCATCAATATGCTCCATGTAGCTGAGTGGAGTTGCACAGAATCTTTATTTAAAGGTGCTAGATCCCAGCTTAAGCAAGATTCGCCACTGATACTCTATGGTCCATTCAAAGAGAATGGCGTTCACACTTGCGAAAGTAATGAGTCATTTGACTCTTCCCTAAAGCTAAGTAATAAAGATTGGGGAGTTAGGGATCTTGAAGAGGTAAGTAAAGTTGCATCTTATTATGGCTTTAAGAGAAAAGATATTATAAGAATGCCAGCTAATAACTTAACTGTTATCTTCAATAGAAATTAA
- a CDS encoding DegT/DnrJ/EryC1/StrS family aminotransferase gives MRIEDISWEAELDLKMVDSLLQQAIQTKKPFRYQFKDTESYVNKLENLVSEYVGTNYALGVSSATNAIFLALKAVGVSSSSKVLIPAFTFTAVPSAVIQCGAEPILVDINEGYVIDFSDLELKIISSGAQYLLLSHMRGHLCDMDEVVRICRKHSICLIEDAAHALGVKWNGKCAGSFGVAGVYSLQSYKVINAGEGGVLVTDDADIFWKSVFMSGSYENNYMLHSNQAINIAEKYKNFLPVFNVRMNNLTAALAIPQLQNIEFTIEKLNNNYNQLIRVLSSNKNISFSPGFQQIRPVRDSAQLRLKIDESLRNDFKLRLNNIGVPISYFGGVNNTNARLYENWKFLDLSTCSLPNTKKHLSDVFDLRLPIHFDSLTIETVAETFLNVLESICLPK, from the coding sequence ATGAGAATAGAAGATATTTCTTGGGAGGCAGAGCTTGATTTGAAAATGGTTGATTCTTTACTTCAGCAGGCAATTCAAACTAAGAAGCCTTTTAGGTATCAATTCAAAGACACAGAGAGTTATGTTAACAAGTTGGAAAATTTAGTTAGTGAATACGTTGGAACCAACTATGCATTGGGTGTTTCTTCTGCAACTAATGCCATTTTCTTAGCTTTAAAAGCCGTCGGTGTTTCTTCCAGTTCAAAAGTATTAATACCGGCGTTTACATTTACTGCTGTTCCAAGTGCAGTTATTCAGTGTGGTGCCGAGCCTATACTTGTAGATATAAATGAGGGTTATGTAATTGATTTTAGTGATTTGGAATTAAAAATTATTTCTTCAGGTGCTCAATATCTTTTGCTTTCTCATATGCGTGGCCACTTGTGTGACATGGATGAAGTGGTAAGGATTTGTAGGAAACATTCAATTTGTTTAATTGAAGATGCTGCGCATGCTTTAGGAGTTAAGTGGAATGGTAAATGTGCCGGCTCATTTGGTGTAGCAGGTGTTTATTCTTTACAGTCATATAAGGTCATCAATGCTGGAGAAGGAGGTGTTTTAGTTACTGATGATGCGGATATCTTTTGGAAATCAGTCTTCATGTCTGGATCCTATGAGAATAATTACATGCTGCACTCTAATCAAGCTATTAATATTGCTGAGAAGTATAAGAACTTTCTTCCAGTTTTTAATGTTAGAATGAATAACTTGACTGCTGCTTTAGCTATACCCCAGCTTCAAAATATAGAATTTACTATTGAGAAGTTAAATAATAATTATAATCAACTTATAAGGGTGCTTTCTTCGAATAAAAATATTTCATTTTCTCCAGGTTTTCAACAAATCAGACCAGTTAGAGACTCTGCTCAACTGAGACTAAAGATTGATGAAAGTTTAAGAAATGATTTCAAGTTAAGATTAAATAATATAGGTGTACCTATAAGTTATTTTGGCGGTGTAAATAATACAAATGCACGACTATATGAAAACTGGAAGTTCCTTGATTTGAGCACGTGCTCTCTTCCTAATACAAAGAAACACTTGTCAGATGTTTTTGATTTACGTTTGCCCATTCATTTTGACAGCTTAACAATAGAAACCGTTGCTGAAACTTTCTTAAATGTGCTTGAATCTATTTGCTTACCCAAATAG
- a CDS encoding 2OG-Fe(II) oxygenase, which yields MKLIASYQNKGFETVADGIISFFNRRTDLHHRGIAFDNGANDISEAAKISTDISLVGIDRSDPEAWALSDVIIRGVKAGLNRYLKERPLFLDCCPEQSLFVNPIFNLQHYAPGEGFKKWHCDWATDKEATEPIHRVLAWILYCNDVHSAGTEFHWQNHYEEAERGKLLIFPAGLSHIHKGRVNESFEKIIATGWINAGNEDSFISRLANT from the coding sequence ATGAAGCTGATCGCGTCCTATCAAAATAAAGGTTTTGAAACAGTCGCTGATGGAATTATTTCGTTTTTCAATCGTCGGACTGATTTGCACCACCGTGGGATTGCCTTTGACAACGGGGCAAATGATATTTCCGAGGCAGCAAAAATATCTACAGATATAAGTCTTGTAGGGATTGACCGCTCAGATCCGGAAGCATGGGCCCTTTCAGATGTAATAATCCGAGGAGTTAAAGCAGGATTAAATAGATATCTAAAAGAACGCCCTCTCTTCTTAGATTGTTGCCCTGAGCAATCCTTATTTGTAAATCCAATTTTTAATCTTCAACATTATGCACCAGGAGAGGGTTTTAAGAAATGGCACTGTGACTGGGCTACTGACAAGGAAGCCACAGAGCCAATTCATAGAGTGCTCGCTTGGATCCTTTATTGCAATGATGTCCACTCAGCTGGAACAGAGTTCCATTGGCAAAACCATTATGAAGAAGCAGAACGCGGCAAGCTTTTAATTTTCCCAGCAGGACTATCACATATTCATAAAGGTCGAGTAAACGAGTCTTTTGAGAAGATTATCGCTACTGGATGGATAAATGCAGGTAATGAAGATTCCTTTATATCAAGGCTAGCCAACACTTAA
- a CDS encoding AEC family transporter, producing MNIIHLLTELIPCLLIGYLIGKFNENLSLLIASPLIQFGIPISIMGILLKSGLNGKLIQGALMAWLAIASLAAIIIKSPLIKKNIYGRTLQLGSIFGNTGYFGIPVSLALLPSQALSYSIGFDLGATLIIWSIGPLLLTQETSILQVHSRIVSFFNAIIKSPASKGLFGAIIVNLTPWHEQITSSLWAPSKIVILLALVIIGIRLSQIGDFNESTILLQLKVIQNSLILKLIGFPFVMLFMCLMLRLPSLMRSALVLQAAAPTAISVLLIAEKFSCDKDKATWLVALSTLTALITIPIWALILTL from the coding sequence ATGAATATTATTCATCTTCTAACTGAATTAATCCCATGCCTACTAATTGGCTATTTAATTGGGAAATTCAACGAAAACTTATCGTTATTAATTGCAAGTCCCTTGATCCAGTTCGGTATTCCCATAAGCATAATGGGAATACTTCTTAAAAGTGGACTCAATGGGAAGTTAATACAAGGTGCTTTAATGGCATGGCTAGCTATTGCTTCATTAGCAGCAATAATCATCAAATCTCCACTTATTAAAAAGAATATCTATGGACGAACTCTACAGCTAGGAAGCATCTTTGGGAATACAGGTTATTTTGGTATTCCTGTTAGCCTTGCCCTACTACCTAGTCAAGCACTTAGTTACAGTATAGGTTTTGATCTCGGAGCAACTTTAATTATTTGGAGTATAGGTCCACTTCTCCTTACACAAGAGACTTCCATATTACAAGTTCACTCTAGAATAGTAAGTTTTTTTAACGCAATAATTAAGAGCCCTGCAAGTAAAGGACTTTTCGGAGCGATTATAGTTAATCTAACTCCATGGCATGAACAAATAACGTCCAGTTTATGGGCACCATCTAAAATAGTAATTCTTCTAGCACTTGTAATCATTGGCATACGACTAAGCCAGATAGGTGATTTCAACGAATCGACAATACTGCTTCAACTGAAAGTCATTCAAAATAGTCTTATTCTAAAACTAATAGGGTTTCCTTTCGTAATGTTGTTTATGTGTCTAATGCTTAGGCTACCTAGCTTAATGCGAAGTGCATTAGTCCTACAAGCAGCTGCTCCCACAGCAATTTCAGTCCTTTTAATCGCTGAAAAATTTTCATGCGATAAAGACAAAGCCACCTGGCTAGTCGCCTTGAGCACACTTACAGCATTGATAACTATTCCCATTTGGGCATTAATCTTGACATTATAA
- a CDS encoding ABC-F family ATP-binding cassette domain-containing protein, with amino-acid sequence MTLISLVKASKDYGINNLFSDLDLHINKKERLGLIGPNGAGKSSLLKVIAGTEPLAKGERFCSKSLKISLVGQEALLTKQKTVLEVVLDGCGEKKDLLLRFNELSKAVAKSPEAEMLLKELGYVSELMDETNSWNLEQQCKEILRRLGIYDLDKSISQLSGGYRKRVGLASALVANPDVLLLDEPTNHLDASAIEWLQSWLKSYKGALVLVTHDRYVLDSVTNSMIEINRGSTRFYSGNYSKYLQHKVEQENLEQASKKKFQGILRKELAWLRQGAKARSTKQKARLQRIAKMQANSSFSKEIPLGIIYKSQRIGKIVIEAESIRLTIDGKESSKTLLNDFSYSFNQLDRVGIIGPNGTGKSTILDLLDGRRKPDGGSIKLGETIHIGYLDQHTEDLNAGKGSTKKVIEFIEESAISIDIKGKQISASQLLERFLFPPAKQYSPINKLSGGEKRRLALCKLLIESPNVLLLDEPTNDLDINTLSILEEFIADFPGCVVIVSHDRYFLDRTVDRIFHIADGNLNRYEGNYSFFLEQQNKTNAMKLNHTIDSKPHLQSSTNASKKKTTSNKVIGQKNEGTRRINFKEKIELKEIDETLLLLSSKKLSLEQSIQEGKGDITQLSIELAKIVECIQKSEDRWLELSELIQ; translated from the coding sequence ATGACTTTGATCAGTCTCGTTAAAGCCTCAAAAGATTATGGCATTAATAATCTCTTTAGCGATTTGGATTTGCATATAAATAAAAAAGAACGCCTTGGATTAATTGGACCTAATGGAGCTGGGAAATCCAGTCTGTTGAAAGTTATAGCTGGTACTGAGCCCTTAGCGAAAGGAGAAAGATTTTGCTCAAAGTCACTCAAAATATCGCTGGTTGGACAAGAGGCTTTACTAACTAAGCAGAAAACAGTTCTAGAAGTAGTGCTTGATGGTTGTGGAGAGAAAAAAGACTTATTGCTTAGATTTAATGAGCTAAGTAAAGCAGTTGCGAAGAGCCCAGAAGCAGAAATGCTTTTAAAAGAGCTTGGCTATGTCTCTGAGCTTATGGATGAGACCAATTCCTGGAACCTTGAGCAGCAATGCAAGGAGATCCTTAGACGGCTAGGTATTTACGATTTGGATAAATCAATCAGCCAATTATCAGGGGGGTATAGGAAAAGAGTAGGACTAGCTTCTGCATTAGTTGCAAATCCTGATGTCTTATTACTAGATGAACCAACTAATCACTTGGATGCATCAGCAATTGAATGGCTACAAAGCTGGCTGAAAAGTTATAAAGGTGCACTTGTACTCGTAACTCATGATCGCTATGTACTTGATAGCGTAACTAATTCGATGATAGAGATTAACCGTGGATCAACTCGTTTCTACTCGGGTAATTATTCAAAATACCTCCAACATAAAGTTGAACAAGAAAACTTGGAACAAGCAAGCAAAAAGAAATTTCAAGGAATCCTAAGAAAAGAATTAGCATGGTTGCGACAAGGAGCAAAGGCAAGAAGCACCAAACAAAAGGCCAGATTACAAAGGATTGCTAAAATGCAAGCGAACTCCTCATTCTCCAAAGAGATCCCATTGGGAATAATCTACAAAAGTCAAAGGATTGGGAAAATAGTAATTGAAGCGGAGTCTATAAGGTTAACAATTGATGGCAAAGAGAGTAGTAAGACGCTTTTAAATGACTTTAGCTATAGCTTCAATCAGCTAGACCGAGTAGGCATTATAGGTCCTAATGGGACTGGTAAGTCAACCATCTTAGATCTTTTAGATGGCCGGAGAAAACCTGATGGGGGAAGCATTAAATTAGGCGAGACAATTCATATTGGCTATCTTGATCAGCATACAGAGGACTTAAATGCAGGTAAAGGCAGTACAAAAAAAGTAATCGAATTCATTGAAGAATCTGCAATAAGTATCGACATTAAAGGGAAGCAAATCTCTGCCTCACAGCTCCTCGAAAGATTTCTTTTCCCACCAGCGAAGCAGTATAGCCCTATAAATAAATTATCAGGAGGTGAAAAAAGAAGGTTGGCATTATGCAAATTACTTATAGAGTCTCCCAATGTTTTACTACTAGATGAACCAACCAATGATTTAGATATAAACACTCTTAGTATCCTTGAAGAGTTTATTGCAGATTTTCCTGGCTGTGTAGTTATTGTTTCACACGATCGCTATTTCCTTGATCGCACGGTAGACAGGATTTTCCATATTGCAGACGGTAACCTTAACAGATATGAAGGTAATTACAGTTTCTTCCTTGAGCAACAAAACAAAACAAATGCTATGAAGCTAAACCATACTATCGATTCCAAACCCCATTTACAGTCCTCTACTAATGCAAGCAAAAAAAAGACCACGTCAAATAAGGTAATTGGTCAGAAGAATGAAGGTACGCGGCGAATTAATTTCAAAGAGAAGATAGAGCTAAAAGAAATTGACGAGACACTACTTCTATTAAGCAGTAAAAAGTTGTCACTTGAACAGAGTATTCAAGAAGGCAAAGGGGATATTACGCAACTAAGTATAGAGCTAGCAAAAATTGTTGAATGCATTCAGAAGTCAGAAGATAGGTGGCTTGAACTAAGTGAGCTTATCCAATAA
- a CDS encoding iron uptake porin: MNLFRKLFLAPAALGLVAPLAAHTTEVNITDIANYGEHQQETKTQAQFSDVAPGDWSYEALASLTNRFNCQDNEHVRHLRNGSALTRYEAASLVNNCLESNLIAEGEELDSDTSQLVEEFRSEMAILKGRIDGLEYKLKELSAGQFSSTTKLSGGATYTIGAASWENGATDSEALHSIYSYEVLLKTSFTGKDILHAGFEAGNYSTSSPLLLETSSNTSDELRIDSLYYSFPMKNFTLAIGPKYDLDELSPSTMSTYSNSFFFKGYYIGPNAFSKPSGVNGAGAGFSYFASNGFNFGASFAAVNSSDATLGIGTDEGIDGLSITAGYDARNFNFGGGVAYTKLDSPSGAVSELVFSLAGLSFDEDPQALGLGMYWSPTENFDVSFGLDFIDVGISNYENGTTFSVGVDLGIGPGVLSAGMARVPDWDSNNNYDPAGSAYELYYQFKVSEAVSVKPGLMVTAFDRNNGFDSTRYAVETTFKF; the protein is encoded by the coding sequence ATGAACCTTTTTCGGAAACTTTTTTTAGCTCCTGCTGCTTTAGGCTTGGTAGCTCCATTAGCTGCACATACTACTGAAGTAAATATTACTGATATTGCAAACTATGGTGAGCACCAACAAGAGACTAAAACTCAAGCTCAATTCTCAGATGTTGCTCCTGGAGACTGGTCCTATGAAGCACTAGCAAGCCTTACTAATAGATTTAATTGTCAAGATAATGAACATGTCCGACATCTACGCAATGGCTCTGCTCTTACTCGTTACGAAGCAGCTTCCCTAGTTAACAACTGTCTTGAAAGCAATTTAATCGCAGAAGGAGAAGAACTTGATTCTGATACAAGTCAACTTGTTGAAGAGTTTCGATCTGAAATGGCAATCCTTAAAGGTCGTATTGACGGACTTGAGTACAAGCTTAAAGAGTTGAGTGCTGGCCAGTTTTCCTCTACAACAAAGCTTTCTGGGGGGGCCACATATACTATAGGTGCTGCTTCGTGGGAGAATGGTGCCACAGACAGTGAAGCGCTTCATAGCATCTATTCATACGAAGTTCTTCTTAAAACAAGTTTTACGGGCAAAGATATACTTCACGCTGGTTTTGAAGCAGGGAATTACAGCACAAGCAGTCCATTGCTTTTAGAGACGAGCTCAAACACGTCCGACGAGTTGAGAATTGATTCTCTTTATTACTCGTTCCCAATGAAAAATTTCACTTTGGCAATAGGACCTAAATACGATTTAGATGAGCTATCTCCAAGTACTATGTCAACCTATAGTAATAGCTTCTTTTTCAAGGGGTATTACATAGGGCCTAATGCATTCTCGAAACCTTCAGGAGTAAATGGAGCAGGTGCTGGCTTCTCCTACTTTGCAAGTAACGGGTTTAATTTTGGTGCGAGTTTTGCCGCAGTTAATTCATCTGATGCCACTCTAGGGATTGGGACAGATGAAGGCATTGATGGGTTATCTATAACTGCCGGGTATGACGCAAGAAATTTTAATTTTGGAGGAGGAGTTGCTTACACTAAGCTTGATAGCCCAAGTGGTGCCGTTTCAGAACTTGTTTTCAGTCTCGCCGGGCTTAGTTTTGACGAGGACCCACAGGCTTTGGGCTTAGGAATGTACTGGTCACCTACTGAAAATTTTGATGTAAGTTTTGGTCTAGACTTCATAGATGTTGGGATAAGTAACTACGAAAATGGAACAACATTTTCTGTAGGGGTGGATTTAGGCATTGGGCCTGGTGTATTAAGTGCTGGCATGGCAAGAGTTCCAGACTGGGACAGCAACAATAATTACGATCCCGCTGGTTCCGCTTATGAGCTTTATTATCAGTTCAAGGTTTCAGAAGCGGTAAGTGTTAAGCCTGGTTTAATGGTTACTGCTTTTGATCGCAATAATGGTTTTGATTCAACGAGATATGCAGTAGAAACAACCTTTAAATTCTGA